In Pseudomonas asiatica, the following are encoded in one genomic region:
- a CDS encoding Dps family protein: MAIDIGISEEDRKSIVDGLSRLLSDTYVLYLKTHNFHWNVTGPSFRTLHLMFEEQYNELALAVDSIAERIRALGFPAPGSYAFYARHSSIKEEEGVPHADEMIRQLVQGQEAVVRTARSIFPVVDKVSDEPTADLLTQRMQVHEKTAWMLRVLLDGK, from the coding sequence ATGGCAATTGATATCGGTATCAGTGAAGAAGATCGCAAGTCCATCGTCGATGGGCTGTCCCGCCTGTTGTCGGATACCTATGTGTTGTATCTGAAAACCCATAACTTCCACTGGAACGTCACCGGTCCGTCGTTCCGCACCCTGCACCTGATGTTCGAAGAGCAGTACAACGAACTGGCGCTGGCGGTCGACTCGATTGCCGAGCGCATCCGCGCCCTGGGCTTCCCGGCACCGGGGTCCTATGCATTTTATGCGCGGCACTCCTCGATCAAGGAGGAGGAAGGGGTGCCGCATGCCGACGAGATGATCCGCCAGCTGGTGCAGGGCCAGGAAGCCGTGGTGCGTACCGCGCGCAGCATCTTCCCGGTGGTGGACAAGGTCAGTGACGAGCCGACCGCCGACCTGCTGACCCAGCGCATGCAGGTGCACGAGAAGACCGCCTGGATGCTGCGGGTACTGCTCGACGGCAAGTAG
- a CDS encoding cold-shock protein has protein sequence MFKIVHLVTGVAALLLSLMPSLKTDALPFLQQPDAVYLALLGLLNLVLAPVVPLYYRGARQQLQHLACALLVVAVVLQTLTLLARPEMGNLAALVCAALAVAVHLAVGFARSPRKARTSQHAAQDAGNRDTGTVKWFNTSKGFGFISRDSGDDIFVHFRAIRGEGHRILVEGQRVEFSVMHRDKGLQAEDVVAVTRR, from the coding sequence ATGTTCAAAATCGTCCATCTGGTGACGGGCGTGGCAGCCTTGCTGCTATCGCTCATGCCCAGCCTGAAAACCGATGCGTTACCCTTCCTGCAACAACCCGACGCGGTCTACCTCGCCCTGCTCGGCCTGCTCAACCTCGTACTGGCCCCCGTCGTGCCACTGTACTACCGCGGCGCGCGGCAGCAACTGCAGCATCTGGCCTGCGCCCTGCTGGTGGTGGCTGTGGTGCTGCAGACCCTGACACTGCTGGCCCGCCCGGAAATGGGCAACCTGGCCGCACTGGTCTGCGCAGCGCTGGCCGTGGCCGTGCACCTGGCCGTGGGCTTTGCCCGCAGCCCCCGCAAGGCACGCACCAGCCAGCACGCGGCGCAGGATGCCGGCAATCGTGATACCGGCACCGTGAAATGGTTCAACACGTCCAAAGGCTTCGGCTTCATCTCCCGCGACTCGGGCGATGATATCTTCGTGCACTTTCGCGCCATTCGTGGCGAAGGCCACCGCATCCTGGTGGAAGGCCAGCGCGTGGAGTTTTCCGTGATGCACCGCGACAAGGGCCTGCAGGCCGAGGATGTGGTCGCGGTAACCCGCCGCTGA
- a CDS encoding lipoprotein, which yields MFKRSTFPLGGAALCGALLVSGCANQMSQRSDHEERVERKLLEHTLQIDVGEPKVMELPQRRVRVHEQKRFEVTEFEVTRSYDRYTPYQPWREIYEIPLGAVAVVAGVGANVVNVFALGNLPESITHDWLSYGVDGLNPFMNVPSNGRAQQNLAGISEVQKGKREESTSVPWSERLVEVKAGKMTHELTTDRNGVLRLNLLDSPFSEQNLNHIGTLHLQVLDEDNAVRGDASLLVSATLRNKLLEAHELIFDDLEDDDVGQWVHRVKRLSELGLEEEASEMEQSLIELTRNDPELQQEFLQSLTKATGRLVADPGAK from the coding sequence ATGTTCAAGCGAAGTACCTTTCCCCTGGGGGGCGCCGCACTGTGCGGCGCTCTGCTCGTCAGCGGCTGCGCCAACCAGATGTCCCAGCGCAGCGACCATGAGGAGCGCGTCGAGCGCAAACTGCTCGAGCACACCCTGCAGATCGATGTCGGCGAGCCGAAGGTGATGGAGCTTCCGCAACGACGTGTGCGCGTGCATGAGCAGAAGCGCTTCGAAGTCACCGAATTCGAAGTCACCCGCAGCTATGACCGCTACACGCCTTACCAACCCTGGCGGGAGATCTACGAGATCCCGCTGGGTGCGGTGGCCGTGGTGGCAGGCGTGGGTGCCAACGTGGTCAATGTCTTCGCCCTGGGCAACCTCCCGGAAAGCATCACCCACGACTGGCTCAGCTACGGCGTGGACGGGCTCAACCCGTTCATGAACGTGCCGTCCAACGGCCGTGCCCAGCAGAACCTGGCCGGAATCAGCGAAGTGCAGAAAGGCAAGCGCGAGGAATCTACCAGCGTGCCCTGGAGCGAACGCCTGGTCGAGGTCAAAGCCGGCAAGATGACCCACGAGCTGACCACCGACAGGAACGGCGTGCTGCGCCTGAACCTGCTCGACAGCCCGTTCTCCGAGCAGAACCTCAACCACATCGGTACCCTGCACCTGCAGGTGCTGGATGAGGACAACGCGGTACGTGGCGATGCCAGCCTGCTGGTCAGCGCCACCCTGCGCAACAAACTGCTCGAAGCCCATGAACTGATCTTCGATGACCTCGAAGATGACGATGTCGGCCAATGGGTTCACCGGGTCAAGCGCTTGTCCGAACTCGGCCTGGAAGAAGAAGCCAGTGAAATGGAACAGAGCCTGATCGAACTGACCCGCAACGATCCGGAGTTGCAGCAGGAGTTTCTGCAGTCGCTGACCAAGGCCACTGGCCGGTTGGTGGCCGACCCGGGCGCGAAGTAA
- a CDS encoding HIT family protein has translation MFVLDSRLQQDSLVLGEFALCQLLLSKDANYPWFILVPKRAGISEVFELDAAEQQQLWQETISLAEALKASYSADKMNVATLGNVVSQLHMHVIVRQRDDAAWPAPVWGKCPVAAYTDDQVQAIRQRLRGLHLAGYQEA, from the coding sequence GTGTTCGTCCTCGATTCGCGTTTGCAGCAGGATTCGCTGGTGCTGGGGGAGTTTGCGCTGTGCCAGTTGCTGCTGAGCAAGGATGCCAACTATCCATGGTTCATCCTGGTGCCCAAGCGCGCTGGCATCAGCGAAGTGTTCGAGCTCGATGCTGCAGAGCAGCAGCAGTTGTGGCAGGAAACCATCAGCCTGGCCGAAGCGCTGAAAGCCAGCTACAGCGCCGACAAGATGAACGTGGCTACCTTGGGTAATGTGGTCAGCCAGTTGCACATGCACGTGATCGTGCGCCAGCGCGACGACGCCGCCTGGCCGGCACCGGTGTGGGGCAAGTGCCCGGTGGCGGCCTACACCGACGACCAGGTGCAAGCCATCCGCCAGCGCCTGCGCGGGCTGCATCTCGCCGGTTACCAGGAGGCCTGA
- a CDS encoding ribbon-helix-helix domain-containing protein: MTQASKRVAGQGRWPGKQCIDPFKADFDMLQTQPVSRSVRLNGFSTCLRLEAVYWGILERIAAANRCSVSAVLSYVDREVHLRQGGVRNFSGLIRVICVAWLLDPPSVR, encoded by the coding sequence ATGACGCAAGCAAGCAAGCGTGTGGCTGGCCAGGGGCGTTGGCCGGGTAAACAGTGCATCGACCCGTTCAAGGCGGATTTCGACATGTTGCAGACCCAGCCCGTGTCACGCTCGGTGCGGCTCAACGGTTTTTCCACCTGCCTGCGGCTGGAGGCCGTCTACTGGGGTATCCTGGAGCGCATCGCCGCGGCCAACCGCTGCTCGGTCAGTGCGGTCCTGTCCTATGTGGACCGTGAGGTGCACCTGCGACAAGGCGGGGTGCGCAACTTCAGCGGGCTGATCCGGGTGATCTGCGTCGCCTGGCTGCTGGACCCGCCAAGTGTGCGCTGA
- a CDS encoding SlyX family protein encodes MPLESRVVELETRLAFQDDTIQALNDVVVEQGRVIERLQLQMAELIKRYEEMVGQYGSEGDEAPPPHY; translated from the coding sequence ATGCCGCTTGAATCACGAGTGGTCGAACTGGAAACCCGCCTGGCGTTTCAGGATGACACCATCCAGGCATTGAATGACGTGGTGGTCGAGCAGGGCCGGGTGATCGAGCGGCTGCAGTTGCAGATGGCCGAGCTGATCAAACGCTACGAAGAGATGGTTGGCCAGTATGGCAGCGAAGGGGACGAGGCGCCGCCGCCTCATTATTGA
- the aspS gene encoding aspartate--tRNA ligase, which yields MMRSHYCGQLNESLDGQEVTLCGWVHRRRDHGGVIFLDIRDREGMAQVVFDPDRAETFAAADRVRSEYVVQITGKVRKRPEGAVNANMASGAIEILGYQLNVLNEAETPPFPLNEYSDVGEETRLRYRFIDLRRPEMADKLRLRSRITSSIRRFLDENGFLDVETPILTRATPEGARDYLVPSRTHAGSFFALPQSPQLFKQLLMVAGFDRYYQIAKCFRDEDLRADRQPEFTQIDIETSFLDESEIMGLTESMIRKLFKEVLDLEFGEFPHMTFEEAMRRYGSDKPDLRIPLELVDVADQLKDVDFKVFAGPANDPKCRVTALRLPGGASMPRSKIDEYTKFVGIYGAKGLAYIKVNERAKGVEGLQSPIVKNIPEANLNTILDRVGAVDGDIVFFGADKFKVVSEALGALRIRLGHDFELLTCEWAPMWVVDFPMFEENEDGSFTALHHPFTAPKCTPEELEANPAAALSRAYDMVLNGTELGGGSIRIHRKEMQQAVFRLLGIEAAEQEEKFGFLLDALKFGAPPHGGLAFGLDRLVMLMTGAQSIREVIAFPKTQSAACVMTQAPGMVDAKALRELHIRLREQTKVE from the coding sequence ATGATGCGCAGCCATTATTGCGGCCAACTGAACGAGAGCCTGGACGGCCAGGAAGTCACCCTTTGCGGCTGGGTCCATCGTCGCCGCGACCACGGCGGGGTGATCTTCCTCGACATCCGTGACCGCGAAGGCATGGCCCAGGTCGTGTTCGACCCGGATCGCGCCGAAACCTTCGCCGCTGCCGACCGCGTGCGCAGCGAATACGTCGTGCAGATCACCGGCAAGGTCCGCAAGCGCCCTGAAGGTGCGGTGAATGCCAACATGGCTTCCGGTGCCATCGAGATCCTCGGCTACCAGCTGAACGTGCTCAACGAAGCGGAAACCCCACCGTTCCCGCTGAACGAATACTCCGACGTCGGCGAAGAAACCCGCCTGCGCTACCGTTTCATCGACCTGCGTCGCCCGGAAATGGCCGACAAGCTGCGCCTGCGTTCGCGTATCACCAGCAGCATCCGTCGCTTCCTCGACGAAAACGGCTTCCTTGACGTCGAGACGCCGATCCTGACCCGTGCCACCCCGGAAGGCGCGCGTGACTACCTGGTGCCCAGCCGTACTCATGCCGGCAGCTTCTTTGCCCTGCCGCAGTCGCCGCAGCTGTTCAAGCAGTTGCTGATGGTTGCCGGCTTCGATCGCTACTACCAGATCGCCAAGTGCTTCCGTGACGAAGACCTGCGTGCCGACCGCCAGCCGGAATTCACCCAGATCGACATCGAGACCAGCTTCCTCGATGAAAGCGAGATCATGGGCCTGACCGAGAGCATGATCCGCAAGCTGTTCAAGGAAGTGCTGGATCTGGAATTCGGCGAATTCCCGCACATGACCTTTGAAGAGGCCATGCGCCGCTACGGCTCCGACAAGCCGGACCTGCGTATTCCGCTGGAACTGGTCGACGTTGCCGACCAGCTCAAGGACGTCGACTTCAAGGTGTTCGCCGGCCCGGCCAACGATCCGAAGTGCCGCGTTACTGCCCTGCGCCTGCCGGGCGGTGCCAGCATGCCACGCAGCAAGATCGACGAGTACACCAAGTTCGTCGGCATCTACGGTGCCAAGGGCCTGGCCTACATCAAGGTCAACGAGCGTGCCAAGGGCGTCGAAGGCCTGCAGTCGCCGATCGTCAAGAACATCCCCGAGGCCAACCTCAACACCATCCTCGACCGCGTTGGCGCCGTTGACGGTGACATCGTGTTCTTCGGTGCCGACAAGTTCAAGGTGGTCAGCGAAGCCTTGGGCGCGCTGCGTATCCGCCTGGGCCATGACTTCGAGTTGCTGACCTGCGAGTGGGCACCGATGTGGGTGGTCGACTTCCCGATGTTCGAAGAGAACGAGGACGGCAGCTTCACCGCGCTGCACCACCCGTTCACCGCGCCGAAGTGCACCCCGGAAGAGCTCGAGGCCAACCCGGCCGCGGCCCTGTCCCGTGCCTACGACATGGTTCTGAACGGTACCGAGCTGGGTGGCGGTTCGATCCGTATCCACCGTAAAGAGATGCAGCAGGCCGTGTTCCGCCTGCTGGGCATCGAAGCGGCAGAACAGGAAGAGAAGTTCGGCTTCCTGCTCGACGCCCTGAAGTTCGGTGCACCGCCTCACGGTGGTCTGGCCTTCGGCCTGGACCGTCTGGTCATGCTGATGACCGGCGCCCAGTCGATCCGTGAAGTGATCGCCTTCCCGAAAACCCAGAGCGCCGCGTGCGTCATGACCCAGGCTCCTGGCATGGTCGACGCCAAGGCCCTGCGCGAGCTGCACATCCGACTGCGCGAACAGACCAAGGTCGAGTAA
- the ruvC gene encoding crossover junction endodeoxyribonuclease RuvC: MTLILGIDPGSRITGYGVVRQTARGCEYVASGCIRTGSGELHERLQIVFRGVGEIIAQHGPVTMGIERVFMARNADSALKLGQARGAAIVAAAEAGLEIAEYSATQVKQAVAGTGGANKEQVMMMVMHLLKLTQKPQIDASDALAIALCHAHTRSSLVPHGLATARRRGGRLRL; encoded by the coding sequence ATGACTCTGATTCTTGGTATCGACCCCGGCTCGCGCATCACCGGATATGGCGTGGTACGCCAGACCGCCCGTGGTTGCGAATACGTGGCGTCGGGCTGCATTCGCACCGGCAGCGGCGAGCTGCACGAGCGGCTGCAGATCGTCTTTCGTGGCGTGGGTGAAATCATCGCCCAGCACGGCCCGGTAACCATGGGCATCGAGCGAGTGTTCATGGCCCGCAACGCCGACTCGGCGCTCAAGCTCGGCCAGGCCCGTGGTGCGGCCATCGTCGCCGCCGCCGAAGCCGGCCTGGAAATCGCCGAATACAGCGCCACCCAGGTCAAGCAGGCGGTAGCCGGTACCGGAGGGGCCAACAAGGAGCAGGTGATGATGATGGTCATGCACCTGCTGAAACTGACGCAGAAGCCGCAGATCGACGCCTCCGACGCCCTGGCCATCGCCTTGTGCCACGCCCATACCCGCTCCAGCCTGGTGCCGCATGGCCTGGCCACGGCGCGGCGGCGCGGAGGGCGCTTGCGTCTGTAG
- the ruvA gene encoding Holliday junction branch migration protein RuvA: MIGRLRGTLAEKQPPHLIIDVNGVGYELEVPMTTLYRLPKVGEPVTVHTHLVVREDAHLLYGFAEKRERELFRELIRLNGVGPKLALALMSGLEVDELVRCVQAQDTSALVRVPGVGKKTAERLLVELKDRFKAWETSPAMFTLVSDGPLPVASASTAEADAVSALVSLGYKPQEASKAIAAIKDKAGLSSEELIRRSLKGMITK, translated from the coding sequence GTGATTGGACGTTTGCGCGGCACCCTGGCGGAAAAACAGCCGCCGCACCTGATTATCGACGTCAACGGCGTGGGTTACGAACTGGAAGTTCCCATGACCACGCTGTACCGTCTGCCCAAGGTGGGCGAACCCGTAACCGTGCACACCCACCTGGTGGTGCGCGAGGATGCTCACCTGCTCTACGGTTTTGCCGAAAAGCGTGAGCGCGAGCTGTTCCGCGAGCTCATCCGCCTGAACGGCGTAGGGCCGAAGCTGGCCCTGGCGCTCATGTCCGGGCTGGAAGTGGACGAGCTGGTGCGCTGCGTGCAGGCCCAGGATACTTCGGCCCTGGTGCGCGTGCCCGGTGTCGGCAAGAAGACCGCCGAACGCCTGCTGGTCGAGCTCAAGGACCGCTTCAAGGCTTGGGAAACCTCCCCGGCCATGTTTACCCTGGTCTCCGACGGGCCGCTGCCGGTCGCAAGCGCATCCACAGCCGAAGCCGATGCCGTCAGCGCCCTGGTTTCGCTGGGCTACAAGCCGCAGGAAGCCAGCAAGGCAATCGCCGCGATCAAGGACAAGGCCGGCCTGAGCAGTGAGGAACTGAT
- a CDS encoding OprD family porin, protein MRVMKWSMIALAVAAGTSQLALASSQDESKGFIEDSKLNVKTRMLYFSRDFRNNPAGTQSRREETGLGFLGTFESGFTQGTVGVGVDAIGMLGLKLDSGKGRAGTGLFPTGSDGRSQDDYSKAGGAVKFRISDTVLKVGDQFTALPVFATDDSRLLPEIAQGTLITSNEIEGLTLHAGHFTSLTAQEQTNRDSFGLKEANVVGGTYAFTDNLSTSLYYSKVEDYWRKYYANVNWALPISDKQGLVFDFNIYDTKSEGSAEYRAFDGDKLDNRAFSLSGAYNIGAHTFTLAYQKVTGDGDYGYGIDGGGTIFLANSVARSDFNAEDEKSWQARYDLNFAEYGIPGLTFMTRYVRGTDANVAGTSNGKEWERDVDIKYVLQSGPAKDLSFRVRQATYRSSDGVYYDSPSIDELRLIVEYPLSIL, encoded by the coding sequence ATGCGCGTGATGAAGTGGAGCATGATCGCCCTGGCCGTTGCGGCAGGGACCTCGCAGTTGGCATTGGCCTCTTCCCAGGACGAGTCCAAAGGTTTCATCGAAGACAGCAAGCTGAACGTCAAGACCCGCATGCTGTACTTCAGCCGTGACTTCCGTAACAACCCAGCCGGCACCCAGAGCCGTCGTGAAGAAACCGGCCTGGGCTTCCTCGGCACCTTCGAGTCCGGCTTCACCCAGGGCACCGTGGGTGTGGGTGTCGATGCCATCGGCATGCTCGGCCTGAAACTGGACAGCGGCAAGGGCCGCGCCGGTACCGGCCTGTTCCCTACCGGCTCTGACGGCCGTTCGCAAGATGACTACTCCAAGGCCGGCGGCGCGGTTAAATTCCGCATCTCCGACACCGTGCTGAAAGTGGGTGACCAGTTCACCGCTCTGCCGGTCTTCGCCACCGACGACAGCCGCCTGCTGCCTGAAATCGCCCAGGGCACCCTGATCACCAGCAACGAGATCGAGGGCCTGACCCTGCACGCTGGTCATTTCACCAGCCTGACCGCCCAGGAGCAGACCAACCGCGACAGCTTCGGCCTGAAGGAAGCCAACGTGGTAGGTGGTACCTACGCCTTCACCGACAACCTCAGCACCAGCCTGTACTACTCGAAGGTTGAAGACTACTGGCGCAAATACTACGCCAACGTCAACTGGGCTCTGCCGATCTCGGACAAACAAGGCCTGGTGTTCGACTTCAACATCTATGACACCAAGAGCGAAGGCTCGGCCGAGTACCGCGCATTCGATGGCGACAAGCTGGACAACCGCGCGTTCAGCCTGTCGGGCGCCTACAACATTGGCGCTCACACCTTCACACTGGCCTACCAGAAAGTCACCGGCGACGGCGACTACGGCTATGGCATCGACGGTGGCGGCACCATCTTCCTGGCCAACTCCGTGGCCCGTTCCGACTTCAACGCCGAAGACGAGAAGTCCTGGCAGGCTCGCTACGACCTGAACTTCGCCGAATACGGCATCCCGGGCCTGACCTTCATGACCCGTTATGTACGCGGTACCGACGCCAACGTCGCCGGCACCAGCAACGGCAAGGAATGGGAACGCGACGTCGACATCAAGTACGTGCTGCAGAGCGGCCCGGCAAAAGACCTGAGCTTCCGCGTGCGTCAAGCCACCTATCGCTCTTCCGATGGCGTCTACTACGATTCCCCATCGATCGACGAACTGCGTCTGATCGTAGAGTACCCGCTGAGCATCCTGTAA
- a CDS encoding YebC/PmpR family DNA-binding transcriptional regulator produces the protein MAGHSKWANIKHRKERQDAKRGKIFTKWIRELTVAAKQGGADPASNPRLRLALDKALGANMSRDIIDRAVARGAGTNESDNVEELSYEGYGPGGVAIMVEAMTDNRNRTAAAVRHAFTKCGGNLGTDGSVAYLFERKGQISFAPGVEEDALMEAAMEADADDVVANDDGSFDVFTSFNSFYAVRNALEEAGFKAADAEIVMQPTTSAELDQDGAEKVLKLIDMLEDLDDVQNVYSNAQISDEIMENLG, from the coding sequence ATGGCTGGTCATTCCAAGTGGGCGAACATCAAGCACCGCAAAGAGCGCCAGGATGCCAAAAGAGGCAAGATCTTCACCAAGTGGATCCGTGAGCTGACGGTCGCCGCCAAGCAGGGCGGTGCTGACCCGGCATCCAACCCGCGCCTGCGCCTGGCGCTGGACAAGGCCTTGGGCGCCAACATGAGCCGCGACATCATCGATCGTGCCGTGGCCCGTGGTGCCGGCACCAACGAAAGCGATAACGTCGAAGAGCTCAGCTACGAAGGTTACGGTCCGGGTGGCGTGGCGATCATGGTCGAGGCCATGACCGACAATCGCAACCGTACCGCCGCTGCGGTGCGTCACGCCTTCACCAAGTGTGGTGGCAACCTGGGTACCGACGGTTCGGTGGCCTACCTGTTCGAGCGCAAGGGGCAGATCAGCTTTGCCCCGGGCGTGGAAGAAGACGCGTTGATGGAAGCGGCGATGGAAGCCGATGCCGATGACGTGGTGGCCAACGACGACGGCTCGTTCGACGTGTTCACCTCGTTCAACAGCTTCTACGCCGTGCGCAATGCCCTGGAAGAGGCTGGCTTCAAGGCCGCTGACGCGGAAATCGTCATGCAGCCGACCACCAGCGCCGAACTCGACCAGGACGGTGCCGAGAAAGTACTCAAGCTGATCGACATGCTCGAAGACCTGGATGACGTGCAGAACGTCTACTCCAATGCCCAGATTTCCGACGAGATCATGGAAAACCTCGGCTAA
- a CDS encoding proline--tRNA ligase, with product MRTSQYLLATQKETPADAVVISHQLMLRAGMIRKLASGLYTWLPMGLRVMRKVEAVVREEMNAAGALEVLMPSIQPAELWQESGRWEQYGPELLRLKDRHQRDFCVGPTHEEVITDLARNELSSYKQLPLNMYQIQTKFRDEIRPRFGLMRGREFIMKDAYSFHADQASLQETYDRMHQAYSNVFTRLGLDFRPVQADTGSIGGSYSHEFHVLAESGEDDVIFSDSSDYAANIEKAEAIPRETVRPAPTEELRLVDTPNAKTIAQLVENFGLPIEKTVKTLIVRGAEEGKLVALIVRGDHELNEIKAAKLEQVADPLVMATDAELREAIGAGAGSLGPLNLPLEIVIDRSVALMSDFGIGANIDDKHYFGVNWERDLPVPQVADLRNVVEGDPSPDGQGTLVIKRGIEVGHIFQLGTKYSEALKCQVLGENGKPVTLSMGCYGIGVSRVVAAAIEQSYDEKGIIWNDALAPFQIALVPLRYETEVVREATDKLYAELTAAGYEVLLDDRDKKTSPGIKFADMELIGIPHRIVVSDRGLAEGNLEYKHRTEQDAQALPLNEVLTFLQARVRR from the coding sequence ATGCGCACCAGTCAATATTTGCTCGCCACCCAGAAAGAAACCCCTGCCGACGCAGTGGTCATCAGCCATCAGCTCATGCTGCGTGCCGGCATGATTCGCAAACTGGCCTCTGGCCTGTACACCTGGCTGCCGATGGGCTTGCGGGTTATGCGCAAGGTCGAGGCCGTGGTGCGTGAGGAAATGAACGCCGCCGGCGCCCTGGAAGTGCTGATGCCCAGCATCCAGCCCGCCGAACTGTGGCAGGAATCCGGCCGCTGGGAACAGTATGGCCCCGAGCTGCTGCGCCTGAAGGACCGGCACCAGCGCGACTTCTGCGTCGGCCCGACCCACGAGGAAGTGATCACCGACCTGGCCCGCAACGAGCTGTCCAGCTATAAACAGCTGCCGCTCAACATGTACCAGATCCAGACCAAGTTCCGTGACGAGATCCGCCCGCGCTTCGGCCTGATGCGCGGTCGCGAGTTCATCATGAAGGACGCCTACTCGTTCCATGCCGACCAGGCTTCCCTGCAGGAAACCTACGACCGCATGCACCAGGCGTATAGCAACGTGTTCACCCGCCTGGGCCTGGACTTCCGCCCGGTGCAGGCCGACACCGGCTCCATCGGTGGCAGCTATTCGCACGAGTTCCACGTACTGGCCGAGTCCGGCGAAGACGACGTGATCTTCAGCGACAGCTCCGACTACGCCGCCAACATCGAGAAGGCAGAGGCCATCCCGCGTGAAACCGTGCGCCCAGCCCCTACCGAGGAGCTGCGCCTGGTCGACACGCCAAACGCCAAGACCATCGCCCAGCTGGTGGAAAACTTCGGCCTGCCGATCGAGAAGACCGTCAAGACCCTGATCGTGCGCGGTGCCGAAGAAGGCAAGCTGGTAGCACTGATCGTGCGTGGCGACCATGAGCTCAACGAAATCAAGGCGGCCAAGCTGGAACAGGTTGCCGACCCGCTGGTCATGGCCACCGACGCCGAACTGCGCGAGGCCATTGGTGCCGGCGCCGGCTCGCTCGGCCCGCTGAACCTGCCGCTGGAAATCGTCATTGACCGCTCGGTTGCCCTGATGAGCGACTTCGGCATTGGCGCCAACATCGACGACAAGCACTACTTCGGCGTGAACTGGGAGCGTGACCTGCCGGTTCCACAGGTCGCCGACCTGCGTAACGTGGTCGAAGGCGACCCGAGCCCGGACGGCCAGGGTACCCTGGTGATCAAGCGCGGCATCGAAGTGGGCCACATCTTCCAGCTCGGCACCAAGTACAGCGAGGCGCTGAAGTGCCAGGTACTGGGCGAGAACGGCAAGCCGGTAACCCTGTCCATGGGCTGCTACGGCATCGGTGTGTCCCGCGTGGTCGCAGCTGCCATCGAGCAGAGCTACGACGAAAAGGGCATCATCTGGAACGACGCCCTGGCCCCGTTCCAGATCGCCCTGGTACCGCTGCGCTACGAAACCGAGGTGGTTCGCGAGGCGACCGACAAGCTGTACGCCGAGCTGACTGCTGCCGGTTACGAAGTGCTGCTGGACGACCGTGACAAGAAGACCAGCCCAGGCATCAAGTTTGCCGACATGGAGCTGATCGGCATCCCGCACCGCATCGTCGTCAGCGATCGCGGCCTGGCCGAAGGCAACCTGGAGTACAAGCACCGCACCGAGCAGGACGCCCAGGCGTTGCCGCTCAATGAAGTGCTGACCTTCCTGCAGGCCCGCGTTCGCCGCTGA
- a CDS encoding FmdB family zinc ribbon protein, translating to MPLYDYQCASCEHRMEVLQKISAAPLTDCPACQAPALKKLLSVPGFRLSGNGWYETDFKTGAKKNLAGGDKAD from the coding sequence ATGCCCCTTTATGACTATCAATGTGCATCCTGCGAGCACCGCATGGAAGTGCTGCAGAAGATCAGCGCCGCGCCGCTGACCGATTGCCCGGCCTGCCAGGCGCCGGCGCTGAAGAAGCTGCTGTCGGTGCCAGGCTTCCGCCTGAGCGGTAACGGTTGGTACGAAACCGACTTCAAGACCGGGGCGAAAAAGAATCTGGCAGGCGGCGACAAGGCCGACTGA